CTCGCGGGAGTCGGGCGGAGGGAACAGTGAGTGGAAGTGTGTCGCGGGGGTGGAGGTGGCGGAGGCAGGGCTGGGTCCCACAAGGCGGTGTGAAGCCTGCTGAGGAGGCCCAATCGTCATCTCAGGCTGGATCTCAGCAGAAAAACCCATTCACCACACAAGGGGCTCCGTGATAGCAGGGGCCCCGAGAGAAGACTGACCGACTGACCAACCATCATTCCCAAAGGAAGGCGGGgccagaggggaggcggggaggggctcAGGTCTGGGCACTGCAGCCCCCTGAGGAGCCGCTGCGTCCCCCAGGGTTCTCACTTCTGGCTCAGCTTCCCGCCATAGGCTGAggtggtatttctttttttcttttttttttaaatatattttattgccgaaactggtttggctcagtggatagagcgtcggcctgcggactgaaggatcccaggttcgattccggtcaagggcatgtacctgggttgcgggcacatccccagttaaatatatattaaatattttaaatatattaaatatatattaaatatatattaaatatattaaatatatattaaatatattttattgatttttttacacagaggaagggagagggatagagagttagaaacatcgatgagagagaaacatccatcacctgcctcctgcacactccctactggggatctgcccgcaacccaggtacatgcccttgaccggaatcgaccctgggacccttcagtctgcaggcgacgctctgtccactgagccaaaccggtcagggctgacaTGGTATTTCTGATGCTGCAACCTGGACCTCCCTCTGAACGAAAGGGCCACTTACTAAACCTGAAACGCTCAGGGATGGTCTGAACATCCAAGTTCCTAACCAAAGCGAGTCACAGCTGTCAGTCACATCCCAGCCCCGGAGTCCTTGACAAGTTACCTTCAGTGAGCCTgtgtattgtctttttgcatctaagataacatacctttgaaatgtcagagaaaTCTCCCTTTTCAGACCCCTCAGGGCGCACACCCCCCACCCGGGCAGAGGCCACGGATCCGTCACTCGTCTCGCTCCCCGCACACTGTCTGTGTGTGCCAGAAATGCTCGTCGTTACTGTCCTGTACCCATGAACGTAAAAGGGGATGTGTCTCTGTTTTAGTTTTCACCCAATCCCAGAGATGCCACCCCCCTTACTTCCTCTGCCCCTAAATCCACCACCCACGGACTGATTTCCTGTAACACTCCCAACGCCGCCTCAGATTCTAATGGGGAAGGGAAGCTCCGGCACTGTCATCCTCCGGAGCATTTTCTGCTTGtggagattttgcttcctggcagttAGCAGTTTGGCTCAAATCAACACATAAAACTTCACTACAGGTTTGGATGGTTTCTATGACGACAGCACCCTCAGCTCTCTCCAGGTCACCCCAAATGACAAACGGGCTCTCCGGCCACGCTGTTCCCCTCCCCATGGGAGGCCCCGGCCTGCCCTCCACAAAACCACTTGGCTGCActgcctcaccccccccccccccccctcccccggcgctCAGGGAGCAGCTTCCTCCCAGCGCCTGTGTGTCCTTCCCTGGTTCCTGGCTGATGCTTTGAGACTTGcggccccctgctggcccggccAGGCACAGGCCTTGCTGCCGCTGGAGCCCTTGGACGGGGCTCCTCCAGCTTCTGGGTGATCAGGGAGTTGTGCTTAGTGATGGGTGCTCTCAGGAAAGAGTTGACCAGCAGGGTAAAGCGGAGTGTGGGGGATACCCCCATTTTTCCTGGAGCAGGGGGAGCTGGCCCCGTGGGGTGATGGGATCCGCAGGGGGGCAAAGCCAGCCGGCCCTTCTGCGGGCCTGAGCCGCCCTGGCCAGGCAGTGCTGAACCCGAGAGATGGCCGGGCCCCTTGCAGCTGCCTCGCTGGGTGGCTCCCCATTGGAGGTGGCTGAGTGCCCCTGAGCCTCTCCTCCTTGGTCTTCTAGGGACAGAAGACGAGCCTGCTGGTCCTGGAGGGGATGGGCTTCCGCGTGGGCCAAGCCCTGGGTGAGAGGTGAGCGTCGGCCCCTCCTgtgtccccccttcccccccgcagCGGGATTGCATTGCTCCTCACAGGAacccagcctggttgccccacacacgcCCTGGGCCCCCAACCCTGGCCCCGCCCGACTCGGTGTCTGCCGCTGCCCCCCAGGCTGCCCCGGGAGATGCTGGCCTTCAGGGAGGAGCTGGACGTCCTCAAGTTCCTGTGCAAAGACCTGTGGGGGGCCGTGTTCCAAAAGCAGATGGACAGCCTCCGCACCAATCACCAGGTGAGCGCCCGCCCAGCGCCCGGCTTCCTGGCTACAGCTCCCGAGGGGGACCCTGTGCCAAGGAGGCAGGGACCGGGCTCGGCCCTGGGCAGCCCCACCCTCCTTGGGGAGGCGCCGAAGCCCTTGCCAGTTTCCATGCGCCTCCAGGATGGGGCCGGAGCTGGCAGGCTTGCCTCACCTGACACTGCCCGTCTTAACCTGGTCCGAGCTCCCTTAGTCGTCCACCCTGCTGGCCACTTCCCAGGCCGGGTCTGTAGCTTCTCACCACAACCCGGGGAAGTCACACGGccagaggggcagggccagcgcccCCCGGGTGACCGGGCCCCGGAAGCCTGTGGCTCTTCTGCAGTCTGAAGGATGGGCCATGACTAccgtgttgttttgttttcaatctcaccgaggatattttcattgatttttagagagaggggaagggggagagagagagagaaacatcaatcagttgcctcccacatgggccccgATCACCTCGGGGCTGGGgtttaggtatgtgccctgaattgacctttcggtgcaggggacgacgctcaaccagtgagccacactggccagggctacagtgGATTTGAGGAGAGCATCTTCCAGAGCcctggcttcccctccccccacgcaaATGCACAGGCACCGCCTGAGCCCACAGCCTCTCCTCTGTCCTCAGGGCACCTACGTCCTACAGGACAGCAGCTTCCCCCTGCTCGTCCGGATGGGCTCAGGCCTGCAGTATCTGGAGGAAGCACCCAAGGTAGGGGGGTGCTGGGACACACCCCCAGTTCACTTCTCCTActcacccatcccccacccccaccccaccccaaggtACGCCTCTCCCCAGGCCAAGGGGTTGACCCCACTGTGAAGCCCGAAGcccggcctggccctggccctgggtgtTGGCCCCCCCTTTTCCCACAGTGacctgtgccccccgccccccagttccTGGCCTTCACCTGCGGCCTCCTGCGCGGCACCCTCAGCACCCTGGGCATCAAGAGCCTGGTCACCGCCTCCGTGGCAGCCCTGCCAGCCTGTGAGTCGTGGGAGTGTGGCAGGGGCTCCGAGctcccctgtccctcctcccgtAGGCCAGGCCCCCGAGCCCAGTGTTTAGGTGGGAAATTTGAGACCCCAAGAGCTGAAGTCACATGCCAGGCACACAGTGGGTGTGGTCCATCCATGCCCCTGGCCCCTGAGGCCCCCCAGCCTGCCTCCTGGTAGGTGCCAGACCAGAGAGAGAACCCCCCCAGAATGGCCTGGTCGGGTCTCAGATGTTCTTCCCGGCGTGGAAACCCGCGTGGACATAGAAGTCATCCAGATGGGGCTCCAGAGGCAGCATGGGACCTGCAGCCTGCGTGACGGTGTTCTGACCCCCTGAAGCCCGTTCCTGCCGGGGCAGCGGCACCcatcctccaccctccctccccaaggTGTTTTTCCTCTGCCGGCTCCCGGGCCCATCCATGGTTAGGGCCTGGGCAATACATGCCATAAAAGcctgtgccaggcccttccctacATGCTTGACCTTCATGCCTCAGTCACACTTTGCCCTGGGATGCAGGCCAGGCGGGTGGGAGTGTCGCCCACTTTGCACAGTGAGGCCACGCACTTGGTGCAGGGCCTGCGCGGTTCGGATGCTTCCCGCCTCTCCCCTCAGGTCCCTGCCTCAGGCTAAAGCCGGCCCTTCTCTTCCAGGTAAATTCCAGGTGGTGATCCAGAGACCCTGAGCCCCGGCCCCACTGAGTCCCACAGCCACCCCGGCCCCGGGACCCTGGGCTGCTGCTGGGGAATCTCAGACTCGGGGGGTGATGAGCACGGCAGGGGATCCAGCCACTTCAGGGCATCACACGTGCTCAAGAAGTGGATGTCATAGGGAGGTGGGGGCATCCCGGGGCAGGGTGGTCCCAGCCGCCATGGGGCCTGGTGTGGCGAGATCCCATTGGACACatcactcactctgcagatgctcaataaaggtTCCAGGTGTGGAGACAAGTTCAAGCGGACAACGGGGGTCACTCTCTGAGCTCTAGGGGGATGGGATGTCTGTAAAGTGACTGTCACAGGGCCTGTGGCAGGAGGGGGGCAGAGCACCCTGTGTGGGCTCCCTGCCCCTCATCACCTCCCTTTCTGGGGCCCCATTCTCCCCCAGGCCTGAGTCCTGGAGCTTGCGCAGCTGTTATGGGAGGGTGGCCCTGGCCATGGCAACCCTACCAGCATCCACACATGTGGGGCCGCCCTTTGCCCAGTGGGGCCCACTGCATGGACCTCTCCCTGGGGAGTGGGGCCAGGGGTGCAGGTGGCCGAGAGGGAATGGATGCAAGTGGGGAGCGGGCCAGACACCCTTattccccccgacacacacacacacacacactgtacacaCTTCACATGCCTGGCAGACACGAGTCATACCCAGGACAGtggcccctgccccgccctcccccacttACATCCATAACATGGGCGGCATCATGCGCCTGGAACACTCGGGCTCCGCCACCTGCTGCCCAGTGTGGGCAAGTCCCTCCGCCTCAGAGCTGCCGACCACGGCCGGGGTGAGACCCAGATGGGTTTAAAACAAGGCCCCTGCGCCCTGTAGAGTTCAgcacaggccctgggccctgcctggcctgccccccgGCCACACGCTGAGGGGGAGTGCTGCATTCCCTGGCCTGCCTctgcctttgcacatgccattCCCTTCCCGGGCTGCCCAGCCCTCTGCCACCTCCAAACTCCTATTCCCTCGTGGGTGTCCAGTAGCCACCCACCGCCCTTCCTGGTGGAATCCTGGGTGTTTAC
This is a stretch of genomic DNA from Myotis daubentonii chromosome 15, mMyoDau2.1, whole genome shotgun sequence. It encodes these proteins:
- the TRAPPC6A gene encoding trafficking protein particle complex subunit 6A, whose protein sequence is MVDAVLFEFLHTEMVAELWAHDSDLDPGPGGQKTSLLVLEGMGFRVGQALGERLPREMLAFREELDVLKFLCKDLWGAVFQKQMDSLRTNHQGTYVLQDSSFPLLVRMGSGLQYLEEAPKFLAFTCGLLRGTLSTLGIKSLVTASVAALPACKFQVVIQRP